CTCCTCCCCTTCATCGAGGAGATCAGGGTCGACGCTATCGCCGAGCGCTCTCTCATCGCCACGGTGAAGGAGGAGTACACCGCCGGCGCCGCAGTCCCCTCTTTCCTCCTTTCGGACGGGACGATCAACCTCACCGCCCTTGTCGTCATCCTCTATTTCGAGGAGAAACCGGTGGTCATCATCGAAGAACCGGAGAGGAACATCCACCCCCACCTGATCGCGAAACTCGTCACCATGATGCAGGACGTCGCCTGTCACCTGGGGCGGCAGGTGTTCGTCACCACCCACCACCCCGAGGTGGTGAAGTACGGCGGCAGGGAGAACATCCTCCTCCTCAGGAGGGACAGGGAAGGCTACTCGTCCATCTCCCGCCCATCCGAACGCGCCGAGCTCGAGGTCTTCCTGGAGAGCATGGGGATCGACGAACTCTATGTCCAGAACCTCCTCTGAGGCGGGCCGATGGCGGAAAAACCCCTCTATTTTTTTCTCGAAGGGCCGGACGACGAACGCTTCTTCGACCGCGTCGTCGCCCCCCTCTTTGCGGCACAGGGCTACGAGACGAAGGTCTGGAAGTACGCCTGCGAGAAGAGGCTGCGGACGATGAACCTCGTCAGGGCGCTGAGAAAGGCCGGTTTTCCCTATGTCTTTGTCAGGGACATCGACAGCACCCCCTATGCCGGCCGCCGGGTGCAGGAGACGCTGGACTCTTTCGGCCACGCGATGGAGGCCGAGATGATCGTCATCGTCATCGCCGAGATCGAGAGCTGGTACCTCGCCGGCGTGGGGAAGGAGGAGGAGGCCGCGCTCGGCCTCCCGCCCCTCCCCCACAGGACCGAGCGGATCACGAAGGAGGCCTTCAACGCCCTCATCCCCCGGGGTGTCTCCCGCATTGCGTTCATGCAGGCGGTCCTTGACGGTTTCGATGTCGGGCTTGCGAAGCGGCGGAACCGGTCCTTCCGGTATTTTATGAACTGGTTCGTCGAGGGCGAGCGAGTACCGTGAGAAATGGGAGCATTTTTCCGCTGAAGGAAGAAAGGATCATCTGCTGGACGACGCCATGACGATGGGAATGCAATATTTCAAGCCGGCCGAGATCGCCGACCTCGCCGGCCTCCCCGAGGCCGAGGTGCGGGAGTACCTGGCCGCCCACCCCGACCTCTTTCACTCCCGGAGCATCGGCCCGGCGCGCCTGTACACCGCGGCGGCCGTCGAGACGGTGAAAAAACTTGCCCGGGCGGCGAAGGAGGGAAAGAGCCCGGAAGAGGCGGTCGAACCTGTCGACGACGAGGGGCCGGAGCCCGCGCCCTCGCCGGTGGTGCAGGCCTATGCCGAGGCCCGCGACCTCAAGGACGTGGTGGCGCGGCAGGACGCCGAGATCGCCGCCCTCCGTTCGGGACTGGACAGCCAGAGGCAGGCCCTTGAGGCCAGGATCGCAGCTCTTGAAGAGGCGCTCGCGGCCGAGAAGAGGACGACCTCCCTCATCTCAGAATGGGTCGAGTATTTCGATTATGAGGTGGCGCTCCTCAAGCGCCCCCTTCTTGAAAGAATCCTGGGAAAAAAGATTTAATTTTCCCGCCGCAGCAGGAGGAAAGCCCCGCAGATGCAGAGGGACCCGAGCACCGCGAAGGGTGAGAGCGGGGACTGCGTGGGGGTTACCGGCGTGAGGGTGGTGTCGATCTCGACAGTCTCCCCTTTTGCCGGGTACTGGCTGATCCCGACGGACTGCGGCGCGTAGCCCTCGGCGCTGACGGTGACAGTCTTGTACGGCGTGCCTGTCACGTAGACCCTGACAAGGAGTTCGCCGTTTTTGATCTCGCCCTTGGCCTCGCCGTCAAAGGCGACCTTTGCCCCTTCGACATTGGACTTCACGAGGAATGCGCCCATGTCGCCGCCGATCGGAGCCTGCTGGAGGGTCGCCGTGATAGTGACGGTCTCGCTCTTGGCCGGGTACTCGGTGACCGGTGCGGTGTATGTCTCGTAGCCGTCGGCCTCGACGCTGATGGTCTTGTACGGCGTGCCTGTCACATAGACGCGGACGACGAGTTCGCCGTTTGCGATCTCGCCCTTGAGGTCGTTGTCGAAGAAGACCTTTGCCCCCTCGACATTGGACTTCACGAGGAATGCGCCCATGTCGCCGCCGATCGGTGCCTGCTGGAGGTTGGCGTTGATGTCGACGGTCTCGCCCTTGGCCGGGTACTCGACGATCGAGGTGGTGTAGGTCTCATAGCCGTCTGCCTCGATGCTGATGGTCTTGTACGGCGTGCCTGTCACGTAGACCGGCACCAGAAGGCGGCCGCTCGTGATCTCGCCCTTGAGGTCGTTGTCGAAGTAGACCTTTGCGCCGTCGACGTTGCAGTGGACGGCATAATAGCCCTGGTCGCCGCCGATCGTCTCTGCCGCGGCACTGGCGACGGCAGGGACGGTGCAGACGAGGAGGGCGATGCCCAGAATCAGGATCTGCGTTCTGTCCATGTCTATGCAAAAGCATTGACTCTTAAGAATCCTTTCGATCTGATGCGTGCGCATGCAATTGAGAGGATATATATCCCTGTGTGTGCGAGGCAGGATACATGGAGACGATGGAGGTGGTTGAGCGGCAGCCTCTATGGTGTGCTTTTCCACCCTTCGGTCACCCCCATTGCTGTTCTCCGCCTGCGGCAGGGTGTGAGTCTGTGGACAGGTTCATGGCAGAGGCGATCAGGGAGATCGGGATCTCGCTCGCCGGGAGTGAGGTCATGGGGAGAGGGTACACCGGGCGTCTGCAAGAGGACGCCCCTCTCCTCCCTGCCTCCACCGGGATGTCCGGTCCCTTCGTCGATGGGCACCCTGACCCCTGGCACCGGGATATCGGAGGGCTCTAGATGGGTCTCGACGCCGCGGCAGCGCTGGCTATGGCCTGGTCGGCCGCGCTGTACGATGGCGGGCCTGTGCGAGAGTTCCTCGACGCCCTTGACCTCTCGCCCGCCTATGGCCTCCTGAAGGAGTGCGAGGAGGTCTGTCCGTGGTATGGCGAGGTCGTCCTGAACGGGCGGCACATGATCGCCTGCCTTCTTGGACAGGCTCTGGATAGGGCAGGCGAACCCTGCAGGGTCGTGGTCCCGGCGGCAGGGATGAACCCCCTGGCCTTCGAGGTGCTGGAGCGCTACCCCGACCAGGTCTCCTCGGTCGTGGAGGTTGGTCGTGCCGGGATGGAGGAGAAACGCGCCCTCTACGCGAGGGTCGCCCCTGACCTCGCTGCCCGGGTCTCCTGCGTTCAGGCCGATATCGCCTCTGTGCTTTCTCTTCCCTTTGCTGTCGGGGAACCGACGGTCCTTGTCCTTGAAGGGGCGAGTTATTATCCTGACCGGGCCACCCTCGCCGGCATCCTCGGTTCATTCTGCTCAGGGACCGGGAAGAACCACGTGATCGCGGAGTACTTCGCTCCCTGCCAGATGGTCTCCCTGCGCAGGCGGGCGGTCCCGCGGGCCGTTCTCTCCTGCCTCAAGGAGAGGTCGGGCCTGCCCGCCATCTCCCTGTACACGCCGGGAATGATCGGGTCGGTGATCCGGGACGCAGGTGGGCAGGTCGAGGCACACTATTCGATGGCCGCGATGGAGCGCCTCCGTTGCGGCGAGAACCGTTTTTTCCGGTCTGACGAGGACGGCTGGATCTGGTGTACGGCCGGTCGCCTGTAATGTCGCCTAATATATCTGGAAAGGGGCACGAAAGGTACAGGGGCTCTGGAGATGCAGGTGAGTGTCGTTGCTGTTGGAAAGGCGAAAGAGCGGTATATCGAAGAGGGGATTGCAGAATATGAGAAACGCCTCCGCCCCTATGCGAACTGCGAGATCGTCGAGGTGAAGGACGAGCGGGTGCCGAAGAACGCCTCGCCGGCAGAGGAGGCGAAGGTGAAGGAAGAGGAAGGAGAGCGGATCCTTGCGGCGGTCCGCGGGGGCGCCCTCCTCGTCGCCCTTGACGGT
Above is a genomic segment from Methanofollis sp. UBA420 containing:
- a CDS encoding PEGA domain-containing protein, which codes for MDRTQILILGIALLVCTVPAVASAAAETIGGDQGYYAVHCNVDGAKVYFDNDLKGEITSGRLLVPVYVTGTPYKTISIEADGYETYTTSIVEYPAKGETVDINANLQQAPIGGDMGAFLVKSNVEGAKVFFDNDLKGEIANGELVVRVYVTGTPYKTISVEADGYETYTAPVTEYPAKSETVTITATLQQAPIGGDMGAFLVKSNVEGAKVAFDGEAKGEIKNGELLVRVYVTGTPYKTVTVSAEGYAPQSVGISQYPAKGETVEIDTTLTPVTPTQSPLSPFAVLGSLCICGAFLLLRREN